GAAACATTGGAATCATGGTTTCCGGAAATCGAATGGGACGTGATCGCCGAATCGTTGACCGACCGGTTGGCCGATACGATCGGCAATAATTTCCACTTCCTGATTTTTGGGTTATTTATCCTGCTACTGATCGAATGGATGGATAAAAAGCTTATTCGTCCCCGCCTGCATCGTTAAAGTTGATTAAAAATCCTGCCTGCTGATATTTTCCACACCCCTTGATTTTTCCATGAAAAAATACTTGCAAAACGGAAAATTCCGTTGTATAATAAAGTCCCCAAACAGAGGCACTCCCTCAGCCTCTGGGCTACGATAGAGGCCGGAGCCGCAAGGCTCCGGTTTTTTATTTTCCTTGACGATTTTTCTAATCTTTTTTCTTCATCAATTCCGGCCAGTTTTTATGCGCCGCTTTGATCAGGCTGTCGCGATTGGCTGTCCATTTTTCACGGATTTTCATTGAATAGTTAAAGTATAACCGGCCGTCAACGATCGTCCAGGCTTCGGGATCGGCCTCATAAACGTAATTATTGCCGGCGGCGTACGCACAATGGCCGCCGAATTGCGGTTTATAGGATTCCGGCGATGCGAGAAACATTTTTTTATTTTCCTCGGACGTGAAAAACCATTGCTTCCCTTCATGCGTCGTAGTGATCGCGTCCGAGCCTTTGACCGCGTCATTCTGAACAAAATACGCAACCGGATCGTAACCACGAATGGCTACGTCTTGTGCTTGCACGCAGGACACGAAAACGCCTATGATAAGAATGAACATTCTCATGTTTTTCCTTTCTTATTATTAAACCGTTTGAATAAAAAAATCGGTCTTATCATAACTCTTTTTCAGTCCTGATTATTCCTTGTCCGTAAGATTATTATGATATCACATCATTGACAGCTACCTGTTCAGGCAGTATATGGGTGTAATAATAGTCTGATTTATGAAAATAGCAGACCTTTAGGGTGGTTGTAACCGGATCGCGTTTCCTCTAATTTGACTTGTTTTGCAATTCACTGAGCAAAGAAACAGATCAAGAGAGATAAGAAATATTATGCGGTTTTGTTATGTTATGTTGACAGCCTGCCTTTTCCTTGCAATGAATCAAATATTAAAAGCGCAAAGCTTGTTCGCAGATAGCAGCAAAAAAGTTACTTGGCCGGTTCCATCGTTCAACATGGACGTTGCGGTCGATCCGCAAACCTATCACATGGGACCCGGCGACCAGTTGTCAGTTTCGATAGGAGGCCCCATCAACGAAAATTTTAAAACCGTTGTCTCACCGGAAGGAGTTGTCATTCTTCCGTCCGCACGGGAAGTCATGTTATGGGGTTTGACACTCAGTGAAGCTAAAGTTAAGATCATTGAAATCCTCCGGGCTATGTATATTCACGCCAACATTTCAGTGAATTTGATCGGATTAAGAACGATGGCTATAGACGTTGCTGGTTTTGTGGAACACAACGGCCGCGTTGATATATCGCCCGTTGAACGCGTTACTCAGGCAATTCAAAAAGCCGGAGGTTTTCTGAATGATGCTTCGCGACGCAATATACAGGTCAGAAAAAAAAACGGCGAAACATTACGCGTCGACATAGTTAAACGTAATAACACCGGTAATCTTGAATGGGATATTGCCTTGTCGAATGGTGATATAATCTATGTACCGCCGGCTTATGCGTCAATTTATGTCTATGGCGCTGTCAGCCTGCCCGGACAATATGAATTCGTAAAGGGCGAGAGGATCTTAGACATTGTTGAGTTATGTGCCGGGTTAAAATTTGGTGCAGATTCGACTCAGGTTGAATTAGTACGATTTCAAAACGATACTGGAAAAGTAATTCAGCGCTTTAATTTAAGTTTGTGTAAAATGATTGAATGCAAAGATGATCCGGCTATTAACATGCTTCTATGTCCGGACGATCGAATATATTTTCGGTTTGTGCCGCAATTTCATCCGATGGCCAATATTACGATTGAAGGTGAAATTATATATCCGGGCGTTTATTCAATCGTTGAGAATAAAACAAAGCTATCGGATGTTCTTAATGCCGCCGGTGGATTTTCCAACCAGGCTTCCGTCAACAAAATCATGATCTACCGCGACAAAAAACTTGAAGGTGAAGACTTGGAATACAATCGCCTCAAACTCACTCAGGCATCCGATATGACTGAGATCGAACAAGCTTATTTCAAAGCAAAATCGCGCCAGGAATACCTGACCGTGCAAACCGATTTTGACCAATTATTTAAAAACGGCAAAATTGACGAGAAGTACGATATTATGTTGCGACGTGGAGATGTCATCAATGTTTCGCCCGTTAAACATACTGTTTCGGTTATCGGCGGTGTCGTTCGGCCTGGAATTTTGGACTGGAAAATAGGATTGAACTATAAAGATTATATTAATAAAACCGGCGGATTTAAAAGCAGCGCTAAGCGAAGTGATGTACGGATCATCCGCGATTTCGGCCAGCATTGGATTGATGCCAGTAATAGTTCAGAGATAAAAGACGGCGATGTTATTTTCATTCCGGAAAAAAAACCATTGGATGCATGGAAGGTTTTCAAAGATACCATGGCGTTCATAGGGCAATTAGCCACCGTGACGGCTACGATTATTCTTATTTATTCTCAAGTACATCAAAACAAGTAACGTCCATTACTGGTTATTCAATGCCCACTCAGCCGTCACGCCCGCCATCTCACCAAACACATCTTCAGAATTTTTGCGGCTACGTTTGAGAATGCGAAATCCATGATCAGCCGTATCGAGGATATGAAGCGTCGCCCGCGGAAGTTTTTTGCAAACCGGTTCGAGCAAAGCCAAATCAGCCAATTCATCCCGCGTTCCGTTGAGAAAAAGCATCGGAATATTCACGCCGGTCAAATGATCGGCGCGTTTCGTATCCGGTTTCCCGCGCGGATACAGCGGAAATGCAAACAGCACCAGCCCGATCACGCCTTCAAGCGGCGATTCCGACGCAGCCGTCGACGTCATTCGCCCGCCGAATGAATGCCCGCCGGCCAGAAGCGGAAGTTCCGGAGCAGCTTCATGCACCGCCGCTATGGCCGAACGCACAGTCGCCGTACAAATCGGTTTCGGATCGATACGCCGCCCGTATTCCATATATGGAAAATTATACCGGAAAGTCGCAATACCTACTCCGCCCAACGCCTCCGCAATTTTCTGCAACGTCGCATGCCGCATATTGGAACTGGCGCCATGACCCAAAACAAGTAAATGTGTCGCATCGGTTGGCTTCATCAATATCGCCGAAACTTCACCGGATGAAGGCGTCGCAAGAAATTTTAATTCGCGAATATCGATAACAACACGAGCCTTTGTAACTTAATATTACGGACAGTGTAAGCCTCGCACATAACAAAGTCAATTGTGGAATTCACAGAATGAGGAGAGCCGCTCACGGGTCATTTCAAAAATCACCCTTGCCAATTGAAACGGCAACTTATAGAATCTGTATTACGTAGTTTATGTTTCATAATGAAGACTGATATAGAGGATTTTGGAATGAGAGCTGTGATCGTTCTTATTTTTGGAATACTGATGTCGTGTGGTAATCCCGAGAATACCAAAAAAACTTCCATCGACGAAGAGATCGAAGCCAAGGTCAAGACCGGAAAAACATACATTCTGGGAATCGCCAAAAAAGGAGAAAATCGTAACCAACCTCACGACGTCGTCGAGCAACTTCAAAAAGAACACCTGCGATTTTTGTTTGATTTACGGCACCGAGGGATCCTGCTTTTGGGAGGCCCTATACTGGACGAAGGAACGATCATGAACGGTATGTGCATTCTCGCATTAGAATCGAAAAGCGAAGCGGAAAAAATAATGAATGACGATCCGATGGTCAAATCGGGAAGAATGACGCGTGAATTTTATACTTTTTTCGGTATACCCGGAGAAGGATTACCAAAAACCCAATAGCTATTTCAACATCATAAATTGACATTACACAAAAAATGTGTATTGGCAAGCCTCATTGACGTTTTCATTGTTCATTATTTATTGACTATCTTACGTAAATCATTGATTTATAATGTTCAACCCTATCCGGCGATAGGTTATTCCTTCGTATGATAGGGCGATCCTATCGCGCGATAGGACATTCCTATCCACTGGTAGGAAAGTTCCATAGTTTGCATAGGTACCACCTATCCCTCCGATAGGCGATTCCTTTGCGCGTATAGGATGATGCTTCGTACGATAGAAATTCATCCTATTGTACGATAGGTTGTTCCTATCCGCCGAAGGAAAGTTCCTTCATTCCGATGAAATGGCCCTATCGTACGATAGGACGGTCCTATTGATCTGAAGGGATCTTGCTATCACGGGATAGGATGATGCATCGTACGATAGGACAAACCTATCCACGGATAGGACGATCCTATCGGAGACAGGAAAGCTTCGATTTGACAATAGCGATAATTTGATAGAAAACGGGAAAATCTTGGGTTCTATTATTCATTACTCATTATTCATTATGAAAAGTTTTCTTGCAAGTCCCGAAACAACGACGTACAATTACGGCGTAGCTCATTTTTTAGGGTTTTTAATGAATCGGAATTACTAAAAAGATAAACGCCATAATGGCGTTTATGAAGAAGTTATCCAGATCGCCCGCAATCATTTGGAAACTAAATTTATGGATGAAAAAACTTTAAAGGTGTTTGTCGCTCCCTGGGAAGAAGACAATTCTGGCTGGGTTCGGATGACAAACATATATGACATTTATTCGCGCGGTTACGTTAAGATAATCGAAAATAAAACCAAGCGGTATATCGTTTGTGTTGTACGCACATTGGACGATAACTTCATGGAGAACTACAATGAGCGTAAACATACAAAAAAGATTCCAAAGGATGATCCAAATGTCATTGTAATGAATGAGTATTACAGGGACTTACTTCGTATTTCAAAAAACGATATACTCACTTGTAGAATAGAAAAAGTTTCGAGCTTTTGTTATAAATTGTACGCATTTACGCACCATCCAGATAACGCTATAGTAATCGCTACTTGGTTAAGTATATGGTCTGTTTTTCTTGGATCAATTGGATTGATTCTAAGTGCCTGTGGCCTCGTTAGATGTTATATGAACTGGCGACCTCGGATAACAAGCGGCTTACATGTCCGCTCCTCTCGCCGTTGGCGGGATCCGCACATGGCGCTCTTTAAGATTTGCATCTGATGATTAAGACAGTTAATCTATTATCTGTTCGGTGGTACACTTCGCGCCATGTCTTGTAGCGTTGGGCGTAATGCGGCAATCGGCGTAATATTTTGTTATTTAAATTGGAGGTAAAGATGAAATTTTTTTTAAAAATGATCCTTGTCTATCTATTCTTTTTGGGGAGTTTGTATTCTCAAGAATCAGAAAAACATTTAGAGAGGTTTTTTATTGTTCTTAAATCAAGTGAAAGGATTGAGGGAAACCATGGAATCCTTTCAGATGAACAATTCGATGGACAAAAAAACAATGGTAAGAAATTTACTATTAAAAAAAATGAAATTAGTTCTCTTTATGTTGCAAAGGGATCTAAAGCCATGAAACTATCATTTCTGGGCTCATTAATGGGCTTGGTAATTGGCATAGGAAGCATAGTAATCGACAAAGATGGTGTAACCCAAAATTCAACATCAATAAAGACTATTGTTGGTTTAACGATCGGAGGAGGACTAGTAGGAGGATTAATTGGAATTTCAGAGACAAAATGGGAAAGAGTAATTATTAAATAACGGTTACTTTAATCTACAATAAGGAGAAGAAAGTGAATAGGTCTTATTTTTTCGTAAGCAGCTATATGTTGGCCATGTTAATTTCAGCCCTTTTTACGGGATGTGGAACATCACGAATGACCATTAATCCATCATTTTGGGAAAATAAAACGCAAAAAATCGGTATTGTTATAGGAGGCTTTCCGAAAGCAGCAGCTTACAAAGGAGGCAATCAAGGTCTTCTTGATATCGCTATTAACGAAGCAATGGCAGGTAGCCTCGAATCACATTTGCGGTCCGTTGATATGACTCCGTTTAGCAATATAGCCGATCAATTTGTTCTTCAGCTTAAGGAACGAGGACTAACTGTTACAAAATTAACGGAACGTGGATTTGTTGACCCTGATATTTCGAGCTCTGGTGGTAAAAAATATATCAGTTGCAACTTTAAGAAACTGATGCAAAAAGAACCAGTGGATATTGTTCTTTTCCTTGAGATAGTACGATTTGGCACTATCAGAAGTTATTATGGGTTTATACCAACTTCTGACCCCAAGGCTTTGTGCCAGGCAAGAGCATATCTAATTTCCACCAAGGATTGCGAGTTGTTATGGACATTCGAAATGCAAGAAAAAGAGTCTATTGTTCCGGTTGTCGGTGCATGGGATCAATCACCCGATTATCCAAATGTAACAAACGCTCTTAACGCAGCCATGAAAGAAGCTGGAAATTTGATCATAAATGATTTCTTCAAAAAAGATGCAAATGACAAGTAGCCCAATGCCGACCGTCATAACGTCGCCGTCAGGCGTTCGCTTACTGCTCGCGGAGTATTTAAAATAGGACTTTTACAGTGAATGAATTATTTCCTAATATAAATTTCTGCTCGCAGTTCGTCCATATCGTGGCGCGAGGAGCGAGTAGAAATTGTTTATAGATACCTTGCGCTGCGACACGGCGACTGCACGCGAACCGTTATCCGACAGACTGCAAAATGGAGAGATTATGAAGAAATCCTATTTTGATTCAGCCAAAAAATACTTGTTATCCTTTGACGGTGTTACTGAAAACATTCTAGACTCTCAAATTGTATTTGATGAAAGTCAAATCCCTAAAACAAAAAGCGATCTCTTCTTCAAAATGATTAGCCATGCTTGTAATAGGCAAGGAATGCCAAATTCAATTGGAGATATAAAGGCTATTTCTCAGTTTCTATATAATTTTGATTCTGATGCTACTGCCGAAAACTATAATTCATGGGATGATTTGTTTGAAAGAATTAAGGGGCACTACAAACCCCCAGGACGAATGGTCAAATCAAATCCCCATAGCCATTGGGTCATTTTTTGCAAATCTATTATTTCAATCGCGACTTTTTTAAAGAGGTTTATCACTATAGATGACTTTGATTCGTTTGTTTCCAGTTTCATTTCTCATTCTGTCGCCGATGTTCGTTTAGGATTGCCTCTTATTTTAGAAAAAGAAATATTTGGTTACAAATTTGCGTTAGCTTGCGACTTCCTAAAAGAGAATGTGTCGCCTGAATTCGTAAAGCCAGACACTCATATCAAGGACATATTTATAGGGCTTGGCATTTCCAACCCAGATGCATCTGATTTTCAAATATTTCGTGATGTGATTGCGTACTCTGAAGAAATTAAGACAAAACCTTATACTGTTGACAAAATGTTTTGGCTGGTTGGAAGTGGTGATTTCTACAAGCACAAAGTGATTATTAGAAGCAACAAAAAAGAGTTTATTGCAAAAGTAAAATCAAATGCTCTATAGTATCATAGTTTGCAGTCCGTCCTATAGCATGCGGCTTACACGTGCCGCTTCGTGCGCCAGCCTGCGACTCGTTATACACATTCAAATATAAATTGGTAAATCCTTCAAGTTGTTTTGAACATAACGCAATAAGGAATTCTAAATTAAAAAGGAAATCTCCATGAGTTTAACCCGCCGGAAATTCTTGCAAGCCTCTTTATTCTTTGGCTTCGCCATTACAACAAAAAAAAGTTGGGCTGACAATCTTCCCCTATCGGCTATTGAACGCCGTGACCTCTTTCCACAGGGTGTGGCATCCGGCGATCCGACCGCTGATAGCGTCATCTTGTGGACGAGACGTCCTCCTGTAAAAGACAATGCTACCAAAAAATTGACCGTTGAAATATCGACCACCCCAGACTTCAAAAAAATCCTGTCAGGCGGTACGGCCAATATGAGCGCTGACTCGGATTGGACATGCCGTTTTCTCGTTACCGATCTCAAGCCCAGCCGCGAATACTGGTACCGTTTCATTGATGACCAGGGTTTCGCCAGCCGGATCGGCCGTACTATAACGGCGCCTGCCGATGACTCCGACAAACCTGTTCGTTTTACTTTTGTATGTTGCCAATGTCCTAACGAAGGCGCCCTGAATGCTTACCGGAAAATGATCTTTGAAGACGAGGCGCGTCCGAAAGATCAACGGCTTGATTTTGTCTTACATCTCGGCGATTTCATCTACGAAGTGACGTGGTATGCCGAAGATAATCCGAACGGAAACCGCGGCCGCCGCATCCGGGATCTTTACAAATTCCCGCAAGGCCGGAAAGTCAGTAATTTTCATTTGCCGGTTACACTCGAGGATTATCGCACGTTGTACCGTGCCTATCTGGAAGATCCTGATTTGCAGGATGCGCGGGCCCGTTGGCCGTTTGTCTGCGTGTGGGACAATCATGAATTTGCGTGGGCCGGCTACCAAAGTCAGTATGTGGCCGGCGGCGGCTACAACGCTCCCGCACAAAACCAGAAAGTCCATGCCAACCAGGCCTGGTGGGAATTCATTCCCGCGCGGGTTTCACAGCCCGGTAATCCGAAGCTGGAGCAATTCAAAGCGCCGGAGGTCGTGGATACACCTCTCGAGCCGTACAACGATGAAGGACTCTCCGAAGAGCCGAACAACCTGAAGGCGATTCACAGTCTGAAGATCCAGCGTGTATTGCGTTGGGGCAAAAATGTCGATTTACTGCTGACCGACAATTGGTCGTTCCGCTCTCCCGATTTGTCGGGCGATGATTTTGGTGTACCTTATCCCAGCGTATTCCCGCAATCGGTTTTTGAAATTGTAGATTACGGTCGTCATTATAATGGAGGCAAACCACCCGATACCATTCGTTTCAACGGCAAAGACATCCCGAATCCGACAAAAGATGTTCATGCCCAGACTTTCCTGGGCAGCGAGCAACGGCGCTGGTTTATGGAACAGCTCGGCGCTTCCAAGGCACGCTGGAAAATATGGGGCCATTCTTTCGGCACCATGGCATGCCGGAGCGATTATCAGAACCTGCCCGGCGAATTGGGCAGCACGTGGCCGAAAGATGCCGGGTATGCGATGTTCGACGATCGATTCCTCTACGACAAAGACCAGATCTTTGATTTCATACG
The DNA window shown above is from bacterium and carries:
- a CDS encoding YHS domain protein, producing MRMFILIIGVFVSCVQAQDVAIRGYDPVAYFVQNDAVKGSDAITTTHEGKQWFFTSEENKKMFLASPESYKPQFGGHCAYAAGNNYVYEADPEAWTIVDGRLYFNYSMKIREKWTANRDSLIKAAHKNWPELMKKKD
- a CDS encoding alpha/beta hydrolase, which encodes MDIRELKFLATPSSGEVSAILMKPTDATHLLVLGHGASSNMRHATLQKIAEALGGVGIATFRYNFPYMEYGRRIDPKPICTATVRSAIAAVHEAAPELPLLAGGHSFGGRMTSTAASESPLEGVIGLVLFAFPLYPRGKPDTKRADHLTGVNIPMLFLNGTRDELADLALLEPVCKKLPRATLHILDTADHGFRILKRSRKNSEDVFGEMAGVTAEWALNNQ
- a CDS encoding SLBB domain-containing protein → MFADSSKKVTWPVPSFNMDVAVDPQTYHMGPGDQLSVSIGGPINENFKTVVSPEGVVILPSAREVMLWGLTLSEAKVKIIEILRAMYIHANISVNLIGLRTMAIDVAGFVEHNGRVDISPVERVTQAIQKAGGFLNDASRRNIQVRKKNGETLRVDIVKRNNTGNLEWDIALSNGDIIYVPPAYASIYVYGAVSLPGQYEFVKGERILDIVELCAGLKFGADSTQVELVRFQNDTGKVIQRFNLSLCKMIECKDDPAINMLLCPDDRIYFRFVPQFHPMANITIEGEIIYPGVYSIVENKTKLSDVLNAAGGFSNQASVNKIMIYRDKKLEGEDLEYNRLKLTQASDMTEIEQAYFKAKSRQEYLTVQTDFDQLFKNGKIDEKYDIMLRRGDVINVSPVKHTVSVIGGVVRPGILDWKIGLNYKDYINKTGGFKSSAKRSDVRIIRDFGQHWIDASNSSEIKDGDVIFIPEKKPLDAWKVFKDTMAFIGQLATVTATIILIYSQVHQNK
- a CDS encoding YciI family protein, with translation MRAVIVLIFGILMSCGNPENTKKTSIDEEIEAKVKTGKTYILGIAKKGENRNQPHDVVEQLQKEHLRFLFDLRHRGILLLGGPILDEGTIMNGMCILALESKSEAEKIMNDDPMVKSGRMTREFYTFFGIPGEGLPKTQ
- a CDS encoding alkaline phosphatase D family protein produces the protein MSLTRRKFLQASLFFGFAITTKKSWADNLPLSAIERRDLFPQGVASGDPTADSVILWTRRPPVKDNATKKLTVEISTTPDFKKILSGGTANMSADSDWTCRFLVTDLKPSREYWYRFIDDQGFASRIGRTITAPADDSDKPVRFTFVCCQCPNEGALNAYRKMIFEDEARPKDQRLDFVLHLGDFIYEVTWYAEDNPNGNRGRRIRDLYKFPQGRKVSNFHLPVTLEDYRTLYRAYLEDPDLQDARARWPFVCVWDNHEFAWAGYQSQYVAGGGYNAPAQNQKVHANQAWWEFIPARVSQPGNPKLEQFKAPEVVDTPLEPYNDEGLSEEPNNLKAIHSLKIQRVLRWGKNVDLLLTDNWSFRSPDLSGDDFGVPYPSVFPQSVFEIVDYGRHYNGGKPPDTIRFNGKDIPNPTKDVHAQTFLGSEQRRWFMEQLGASKARWKIWGHSFGTMACRSDYQNLPGELGSTWPKDAGYAMFDDRFLYDKDQIFDFIRDQKITGFAVVAGDRHAFYAGLASKALPPKKFEPLGVEFITGSISQQTLFEVMEFAMKKDHPKRVLHLIDKPDGTVIPSMNVTALHGVLSTLKLKETGDMKQARAVRNPDVAPHLSLLDYGGHGYALVTATADQLSTEFVCIPRPFERSESPDGGPLAYRIVHRARLWKAGETPKLEQEILEGDPQYCI